The following are encoded in a window of Thiohalobacter sp. IOR34 genomic DNA:
- the alaS gene encoding alanine--tRNA ligase, producing MISSAEIRTRFLDYFRERGHEIVPSSPLVPADDPTLLFTNAGMVQFKEVFTGRETRPYTRAASSQRCVRAGGKHNDLENVGYTARHHTFFEMLGNFSFGDYFKREAIHYAWELLTREFKLPPERLWVTVYEEDDEAADIWLKEIGVDPARFSRIGDKPGGRRYESDNFWSMGDTGPCGPCSEIFYDHGPEIPGGPPGTPEEDGDRYIEIWNLVFMQYDRDADGNMTPLPKPSVDTGMGLERLAAVLQGVHNNYDIDLFRRLIEAAARLAGCDDLQNTSLRVIADHIRACAFLVTDGVVPSNEGRGYVLRRIIRRAIRHGHKLGLREPFFFKLVAPLCEVMGDAYPELVEARPRVEQVLRQEEERFAETLDHGMALLEEAIAGLEGKQIPGETVFRLYDTYGFPVDLTADIARERGLRIDMEGFEREMAAQRERARAASSFSAVHGEGLQVAAKTEFTGYDRLHDRGRILALFRDGEPVERLGEGEAGLLVLDRTPFYAESGGQVGDTGVLRTDAAELRVLDTQKQGEAFLHRVQVERGAVAVGDSLEAEVVTSRRREIAAAHSATHLLHAALRQVLGEHVQQKGSLVEAGRLRFDFSHFDALTPEQLAEIETLVNAKIRENLPVETRLMSPDEARAAGAMALFGEKYGDIVRVLSMGDFSVELCGGTHVQRTGDIGLFKIVSEGGVAAGVRRIEAVAGQAALDYVNGLEQGFKRIAGLLKADLGKVEDKVQALLERNRGLEKELERLKARLASSQGGDLAAQAVEIGGIRVLAAKLEGVDPKSLRDTVDQLKNKLGHAAVVLAAVDGDKVSLVAGVTKAETDRLKAGELVNFVARQVGGKGGGRPDLAMAGGKDPSALDAALAAVPGWIETQLGGGG from the coding sequence ATGATCAGCAGCGCCGAAATCCGCACCCGGTTCCTCGACTACTTCCGCGAACGCGGCCACGAGATCGTGCCCAGCAGCCCGCTGGTGCCGGCCGATGACCCCACCCTGCTGTTCACCAATGCCGGCATGGTGCAATTCAAGGAGGTGTTCACCGGCCGCGAGACCCGCCCCTACACCCGCGCCGCCAGTTCCCAGCGCTGCGTGCGTGCCGGCGGCAAGCACAACGACCTGGAGAACGTGGGTTACACCGCGCGCCACCACACCTTCTTCGAGATGCTGGGCAACTTCAGCTTCGGCGACTACTTCAAGCGCGAAGCCATCCACTATGCCTGGGAGCTGCTGACCCGGGAATTCAAGCTGCCGCCCGAGCGGCTGTGGGTCACCGTCTACGAAGAGGACGACGAGGCTGCCGACATCTGGCTGAAGGAGATCGGCGTCGATCCGGCGCGCTTCTCGCGCATTGGCGACAAGCCCGGCGGCCGGCGCTACGAGAGCGACAACTTCTGGTCGATGGGCGATACCGGTCCCTGTGGCCCCTGCTCGGAGATCTTCTACGACCACGGTCCGGAGATCCCCGGTGGCCCGCCCGGTACCCCGGAGGAGGACGGCGACCGCTATATCGAGATCTGGAACCTGGTGTTCATGCAGTACGACCGCGACGCCGACGGCAACATGACCCCGTTGCCCAAGCCCTCGGTGGACACCGGCATGGGCCTGGAGCGCCTCGCCGCGGTGCTGCAGGGCGTGCACAACAACTACGACATCGACCTGTTCCGCCGGCTCATCGAGGCCGCCGCCCGGCTGGCCGGCTGCGACGATCTGCAAAACACCTCGCTGCGTGTCATCGCCGACCACATCCGCGCCTGCGCCTTCCTGGTCACCGACGGCGTGGTGCCCTCCAACGAGGGTCGCGGCTACGTGCTGCGGCGCATCATCCGCCGCGCCATCCGCCACGGCCACAAGCTGGGTCTGCGTGAGCCCTTTTTCTTCAAGCTGGTCGCCCCTCTGTGCGAAGTGATGGGCGACGCCTACCCCGAGCTGGTCGAGGCCCGACCCCGTGTGGAACAGGTGTTACGCCAGGAGGAGGAACGTTTCGCCGAAACCCTGGATCATGGCATGGCCCTGCTGGAGGAGGCCATCGCCGGTCTCGAGGGCAAGCAGATCCCCGGGGAGACCGTGTTCCGGCTCTATGACACCTACGGCTTCCCCGTGGACCTCACCGCCGACATCGCCCGCGAGCGCGGTCTGCGCATCGACATGGAAGGCTTCGAGCGCGAGATGGCGGCGCAGCGCGAGCGGGCACGCGCGGCCAGCAGCTTCTCCGCGGTCCATGGCGAGGGCCTGCAGGTGGCGGCGAAGACCGAGTTCACCGGCTACGACCGGCTGCATGACCGCGGGCGCATCCTCGCCCTGTTCCGCGACGGCGAGCCGGTGGAGCGCTTGGGCGAAGGCGAGGCGGGGCTGCTGGTGCTCGACCGCACGCCCTTCTACGCCGAGTCCGGCGGCCAGGTGGGTGACACCGGGGTGCTGCGCACCGACGCCGCCGAGCTGCGCGTGCTGGACACCCAGAAACAGGGTGAGGCCTTCCTCCACCGGGTGCAGGTGGAAAGGGGCGCGGTGGCCGTGGGCGACTCGCTGGAGGCCGAGGTGGTCACCTCGCGCCGCCGCGAGATCGCCGCCGCCCACTCCGCCACCCACCTGCTGCACGCCGCCCTGCGCCAGGTGCTCGGTGAGCACGTGCAGCAGAAGGGCTCGCTGGTGGAGGCCGGGCGGCTGCGCTTCGACTTCTCCCACTTCGATGCGCTGACCCCGGAACAGCTGGCCGAGATCGAGACCCTGGTCAACGCCAAGATCCGCGAAAACCTGCCGGTGGAGACCCGGCTCATGTCCCCCGACGAGGCCAGGGCGGCCGGGGCCATGGCCCTGTTCGGCGAGAAGTACGGCGACATCGTGCGCGTGCTCTCCATGGGGGACTTCTCGGTGGAGCTGTGCGGTGGCACCCACGTCCAGCGCACCGGTGACATCGGCCTGTTCAAGATCGTCTCCGAGGGTGGCGTGGCCGCCGGCGTGCGCCGCATCGAGGCGGTCGCTGGCCAGGCCGCGCTGGACTACGTCAACGGCCTGGAGCAGGGCTTCAAGCGCATCGCCGGCCTGCTCAAGGCCGATCTGGGCAAGGTCGAGGACAAGGTTCAGGCCCTGCTGGAGCGTAACCGGGGCCTGGAGAAGGAACTCGAGCGGCTCAAGGCCAGGCTGGCCAGCAGCCAGGGCGGCGACCTGGCCGCGCAGGCGGTTGAGATCGGCGGCATCCGGGTGCTGGCGGCCAAGCTGGAGGGCGTGGATCCCAAGTCCCTGCGTGACACCGTGGACCAATTGAAGAACAAGCTGGGCCACGCTGCGGTGGTCCTGGCTGCGGTGGACGGCGACAAGGTCAGCCTGGTCGCGGGGGTCACCAAGGCCGAGACCGACCGCCTCAAGGCCGGCGAACTGGTGAATTTCGTCGCCCGGCAGGTGGGCGGCAAGGGCGGCGGCCGCCCCGATCTGGCCATGGCCGGTGGCAAGGATCCCTCCGCGCTCGATGCCGCCCTGGCCGCGGTTCCCGGCTGGATCGAGACCCAGCTCGGCGGTGGCGGCTGA
- a CDS encoding regulatory protein RecX encodes MQAASESADDEELRRAARETALGLLARREHSRLELGRKLAQRGYPAALVEGVLDALGAEGLQSDSRFAESYVYSRSGRGFGPQRIRAELRERGIDDGLIEASLADAGVDWARLAAEAWHKRFAGRPPADYRERARQQRFMLNRGFTHEQIQAVFRNE; translated from the coding sequence ATGCAGGCAGCGTCTGAATCTGCTGATGATGAAGAGCTGCGCCGCGCGGCGCGGGAGACGGCGCTCGGCCTGCTGGCGCGGCGTGAGCACAGCCGCCTGGAACTCGGGCGCAAGCTGGCCCAGCGCGGCTACCCGGCGGCGCTTGTCGAGGGGGTGCTCGATGCCCTGGGTGCCGAGGGGCTGCAGAGCGACAGCCGTTTCGCCGAGAGCTACGTCTACAGCCGCAGCGGCCGCGGCTTCGGGCCGCAGCGCATTCGCGCCGAGCTGCGCGAGCGCGGCATCGACGACGGGCTGATCGAGGCCAGCCTGGCGGACGCCGGTGTCGACTGGGCACGCCTGGCGGCCGAGGCCTGGCACAAGCGCTTCGCCGGGCGCCCGCCGGCGGATTACCGCGAGCGCGCTCGCCAGCAGCGCTTCATGCTCAACCGCGGCTTTACCCATGAGCAGATCCAGGCCGTGTTCCGTAATGAGTGA